In Cottoperca gobio chromosome 19, fCotGob3.1, whole genome shotgun sequence, the genomic window TTCATAAACACGGTCAAGGTTTGATTTATTCCTAAATTGTTGTTTCTGACAGAATCATCACTGTGGCACAGCTGTGTTTTCCTTGTTATGtatgtaatgttgttttaatgttgacCCCGGTTTCTGAAGAGACAGCTTGTGTTCTCATCTGCACGCAGTTAGTCGAAAAGATAATTTCTTCTTTTGAAGCTTATTGTCATCAAGCGCTCCCAAAGTATCTCTCCTCTTGTGGAACATCTCTGCTTTAACGCCATCTCCCGGCAGCTTCCAACAGGTTAGGAAACCTCTGGAGCGGGTTGCACCGACTGGTCTTATGTATGTTTGTTAAATCGCTGCAGTGAACACGACTCTCACTCTCCAATTTTGACTTTACGGCTGCTCCCAACTATGTGTAAGATTTACACCCAGTCTCAGAGAAAAGAAACTTCAGGCCTAGATTGTGCAACCGCCGTAAGTGTTGGGTTGGGCCTCGAACGCCAAGTTTAAGTGAGATGGGAGTGATTTCCTATGTAAGgttgatgaaatgtttttacttccAGTCTTAAAAGTAGGACCAAAAGTACGTCACTCTTGAGAATTTTAGCCTCTTAGGAGGGATTTCCTACTGTGAGATGCTTGATAAATACTGTATGGGCTCAGAGCAACAAAGATAAAGCACATGAGCAGTCAGATGaggttgaaagctctggaaaaggCTAgtaaggttgtttttttttgtatgaatATGTTGAAGAGAGCTCTTGAAAGAGTTTTCACCTCCTTTTGATTTAAGTGTTTCAGTactaatgtgaagtaaagtacaGCTGACgatcataaagtaaaaagcttaacacctttttttttgtctttactttgtccTGCAGAAAGCTCCTCCTCTTGTGGCTCGCTGGGTCCCTTTTGCAGCGGTGGCATCAGCCAACTGTGTTAACATTCCTATGATGAGGCAACAGTGAGTCCTGCTGTGTTACTGCGTCagctccaaaaaaaacaacattattgtgTTGTATCGTGTGATTTAATTTAACGTCGCCTTCATtttgtctctgttttgtttttcagggaAATTCTGAACGGCATTGCTGTCACAGATGAAAATGGGAACAAACTGGGCCACTCTAAGGTCGGCACTCTGGACACACTTTAAGAcacttaattatttttaaataaacttgttttaaaCTTGTTTTATGTCCCCTGTAGAAAGCGGCAGTAAAAGGCATCACTCAGGTGGTCGTCTCTCGGATCACCATGGCTGCACCAGGAATGAGTATGCAAAGAAGTTTCATCTCATAAATATTGTAGTGAGTTCTCCAAGTTATCCTCTTCGTCTTTTAACCTTTGTTCTTCTCTGTCAGTCATCCTCCCCATCATCATGCAGAGGGTGGAAAAGTACAAGTTCATGCAGGTTAGaccttttaaaatatgtatgtatgtatgtatgtatgtatgtatgtatgtatgtatgtatgtatgtatgtatgtatgtatgtatgtatgtatgtatgtatgtatgtatgtatgtatgtatgtatgtatgtatgtatgtatgtatgtatgtatgtatgtatgtatgtatgtatgtatgtatgtatgtatgtatgtatgtatgtgctaTACAAATACGTTTGAGTTGAGTTATCTTCATCAACGTCCTCCTGCTAATGTGTGCATCTGTCttctttatttgaatgtttattgGTATTTTAGTGAACAAACCAACTGTAAAAACAGCATACaaattttataaaatatgacaaaaacatttaacaggcaatatgcattataaatattaaCTACAGCATGGAGCTGCTTTACATGGGGATTATTGACATCTCACATTAGGTATAACCTAGTAGTTACAGTGGCAGAgagtttagagcaggggtgccaAACATGtagcccgcgggccaaaaccagcCCGCCAGATGGTCCGATCCGGCctgcgggatgactttgcaaagtgtaaaaatgagttgttttgatcataaagtaaaagcctttgtagatacactgtgatcagtaagttgtaatgcacatgtgtaaatgatcaaatgaGGCAAActgttgttgaaattgcacctttttttcttaaagaacggcaggttgttcataatgttttgtcaaagattaagtttgaacattttcagaatgtacttttactttcttgcactaaaacgaagggaaacatttggagttgtcgttatttacaggttattataaTGATtttactgctccggcccacttgagatcaaattgtgttgcatgtggcccctgaactaaaatgagtttgactcCCCTGCTTTAGAGGATATTTATTGTCTGGCCTGCACATAATCAAAACTCGTTGTGTCTTTTCACAGAGAATCACGTATCTTCACGGACCAATCCAAGTGATGATGGTGGGAGTGTTGTAAGTAGAGCGGGATTCACGCTCACAGCAATTTAAATTAGATTTACTTTATTCATGACATTtccacaataaacaataaagtaaATCTAAATTTAAAGTGCTGAGGAATGTTTTTATTGCGGCAAATAATaacttttgtttcctctttttttaaagtttggtcTTCATGGTGCCTGCTGCCTGCTCTCTGTTCCCTCAGAGATGGTAATACACCTGTTTCTGTACTCTCACCTGCTGACACACGTAGCTTATAGACTCTACATATAGTGCTCCATCGattttagcattgcactcctgTAACGTTGTCGGActcagttaaaaaaataatctaaattgaTGCAACAGAACCAAATATACCTTctgtttttattccacacatccTTCCATGTCAAAACCTGgtacctacattacccacaatgcaacttgaccaTGCACTGCTTTCTAAATATGAACTGACAAAAGCACGTATGTAGAAAATTAGCTGATGCAAATCTAAAATAAGACAATTTCATGAGATGTTGTAGAAAGTATACTTTGCCATACTGTGTTGCAAATGACTAATACTTACTTATTATACAAACTAATCACAAGGAATGgtgcaaaaacaacacaagaaaAGTGAAGTACGCCATTTTAACACAGGAATGCAGATgggcaaataaatgtttttataaaaggtGTGCCAGAAGTTGAATAGGTGTAGTTATAAAGTTTAAACACTTGTTTTCCTAACTATACCAGTAGATGTTGTTACTTTATTAACACAACTGCATTGTGTTCTCATTCGTGATGTTTCCAAGCGTGTCTGAAGCGTTCTGTATAAGCAAACAAACCAGCACTAGAATTTAAACATTAGCTTGTTTAATCAAACAAcattgtttctcttctttccttttccccCCCTTCTTCCTAaaatctctctctgtcggtctctatCAGCTCTATGGCCGTGTCGAATCTGGAGCCCGAGCTGAAAGACTCCATCATGTCTCAATATGGAGACGCTGTACAACGTGTGTACTTCAACAAAGGCCTCTGAGGCTAAAAGGGCAGATTAGCATTATCTACTCGCCACACAAGACAGAATacatatgtgtttatgtaataAATCGTAATTCTCTAATTATTAGTCATGACTCATTTCCCTACGTCATCAAATCGGTGCTAATCAGTAGGATGTTAAAGATCAATCGTGTCACTTTTTTAATCGGTTTCTGTTTCTTTGGTTCAaattatttcagttttcttcCACTAAACTGTTACAAGGGGAACTGTGTACTCCTGTTGAGAAACCAAAACCAAATGATCTCCTCTCAGGAACAGCGCATTACTTTGTCAGATTAAAGCTCTTGTTAGTTTGTCCTTCATGGCTCATCTGTAGTTGTTTGCTTCTTGTGTCTTTAAACTTTGTCTTGTTTGTCCTCTGTCTGCCAAGCTTTCTTACAATCTGTGCCTTTAAAGTGGCAGAACCAACAACACtgctggattttattttatttaaaccaaTTTTGGCTTTACTGTGAAACCAGAAAAATACTTCTATGCATCGGTTTAAACTCTGAAAAGAAGTCTTGTGTGATAAAAGTGGAGGATACTGCCCTCTTCTGCCAGAATGGAGGTACAACTTGTTTGCATGATTTATGTAAACGGTTGTCAGTTGGATCATGTCGCTGTAAACTTAGACTTGTGCCACAATAATCAGTATGAACTGTAATAAAACCATACAAACTTGAAATACAGTGCCatgtagtgtttttttttaatgtcatacCAGCAGACAGACAATAGTGGAGGAAATACTCAGATTCTTAATTAAAAGAGCCAATACTACAATGTAAAATCACACCGTTTCAAGTAGAAGTTGTGCATTTAAACAACTAGAAGTCAAAGTAAAGAAGTATtctcagctaaatgtactttagAATATGAGAATTAAAGCCCACATTATGCAGTAAAATGGTCCCTGTGGCTGATACACAGGGTTGGGTCAGATTACTTTGAAATGTAGTTGGTTACTGAATACAAATTACATGGTAATTGTAATAAGTAATGTAATTGAATCGATTATAAAAAGAAATTCTAAACTGAATACTTTTGGATTacttcaaaatcaaacatttaaaataatccacattataatgaaaagaatatttgcaaaatgtGAGTTccacaaatattttatttttttgcttttaaacctcaaacattttcaatgcaaataaaaatgcattttgcttATTCAGCATTTCTTGAGTTAATAGCATTGATTTTCATGAAGAAAAAGGTTCATAACTATACAATTACCATTTATTTAAGAGGTAATCAAGTAATCCTTGACAATAAGTAATcagattataattatatatgacAATATTAGATTTACTTGATGCATCAATGTACAAGCAGCATACTGTTGTAGCTGGTCGAGGTGGAGCTAGTTTTGACTACTTTATACACATGTAACTAGTCCAGTTGTTACGAACCTACTGCAAAAGGGTTACTAGATAAATCTCAGTGGTCATAAAGGGATTAATCAGAGAAAAGATAACTAAAGGTTCCCCATCACAAATAACCAAATCTGtgcttttattatgaaatatttgatcatttaaaaatgaaacactgaaaagTTTAGTGAGGAAATCTTTCTTTGTTAAAACTGTTAAAGTGCAAAGAACCactatttcttatttttcatagtgttttgtattttataagacattcaaaacaaatgtactgaTTTGCTAACCAGTAACTCAAATTGTTaagtaaatgtagtttttttacAAGTACAATATTACCTGCTTGAatgaagtggagtagaagtataaattagcataacatttaaatactctAAGTGATGTACAAGTACCTCCAAACTGTACCACTGTAAATTAGGAAACATCATCAGTGACAGATTTGTGTGCAGTACATTTTATTAGATTGTCTTCCCGTTTCTAATCAAACTGCTTATTAACGGTTAGTTATATTACAAATACAGATGTGTAACGCCCCCTGCCGGTCATCCGGTACCACCAGGGGGAGGAGCCGTACGGGCTGCTTTATAAAACCGCCTTGATCCTAGAAACGAAAACACTCCCTAAAAGACAGACAGCTGCAGACACCAGCCAAGACACCTCCTGGTTCCACAGAGCACACAGCGAAACCTCACCGTCACACCGGAGCTGAGCGAGCAGACCGCCCGGTGTTGTTTACCAGGTTGTTTCTGTCGGttcaaaacaagagaaagcGGAGGGGGGACTGCTGCCTGCCGCTGGAACTACACTGCAACGCATCTGCGCAGCACAGAAACGAAGAGGCTGAAAAGACGTCGCATCAATGTTTATAAAAATGCCGTTTTCCGTTAACGGCATCCTTTGCACGCTCGCGCTGCTGGTCCTGTGGCGGGCGGAGGAGCTCGCGGAAGCGTGCAGCTGCGCTCCGGTACACCCGCAACAGGCGTTCTGCAACGCCGACGTAGGTGAGTACAGCACCGtggactgttgttgttgttgttgttgttgtttgactaGCCCATGTTGCACCAGGCTCCTGCGCAGATACCGGGAGCTACAGCGGCGGGTTGCAGCCGGTCAGCCCGCCTCCGGTGCGCGCTGAATGGGCTCATAGAAGCAGCTGGAAACCGCTGGAAAACCTGAAGGTGGAATGTCCTCCTCAAGGCCATGGCCAGACAGTTTGCATTGCCTCCAGGTTGCACACACGCGCAGTTCCCATTGTCATGTTTTTTCATGTCATGTTCATAACAATAGACTTCCAAAACACCAAAGTAGCCATTTGGGGAAGCACAgcattagaaaatgttttttaggtTTCATGGAGGCATGTTATGAAGagacgcaaacacacacgcatgctcATTTTGAAGTAAAGTCTCCATAAAATTAATTTTAACACCACGACAAGGAGTTAAATAGCACCGGTTAGTATAATAATTAACTTTATGGTAATTATCTCTACTGATTGTAATCGTAATATATCACTGCAGTCCTCTATAATAAACAATAAGAGGACTATAAGTGTTGTATCTCATGGTGTAAGAGCACTATGTTTGTGTAAGTCAGTGTAATACACAGTCTGGGCCCATCACTGTACATAACATCTCAGGTCCAGAGCAGAGTGTGGCTTCACCCCTCAGCTGCTCCGGGACAAAGCAGCATGCCTGGCTTTTGCAGGGCAACGTGGCACAAGAGAGGGAATAAAGAGACAAGGAGggaaagagcagagaggaggacaaggGATGGAGAATgtgaagagaaatgtttttttgggtGGGGGGGTTTTGAATCTAAACCACAGAAATATGTCACACCACGagctttcctcttcttttttaaaatttCCATTCCTGCCCTGTTTCTTCCTGTGAGGGGTGGTGCTGGGAGGAATTACAGGAATGCTGCTGGGGTTTTCCCAACTTTTGCTCCGGTGTAACtcagggacaaacacacacacacaactgcaggCCTGCAGCCATGCATGGTggacgctcacacacacacacactctggctACAGATGACATCTGGCTGTCAGTTCAGGGTGTGTTTTAGGAGGAAAAAGCTATAAAAGTCACGGTCCAAGTTAAAATATGTATGGTATCCTTGAGAATGAGAAACTCCACGACCACACTACTTTGGCTCCATCTTTTCTTCATTCTCTTGACTccttattcacacacacacttccacatgaatgggtgtgtgtttgtgagtaggATTTGTATACCTGCAATTTCACATTGCAAAATGACATCTTTATTTTCAGGTGTGACTCAATCTATTGCTGAGCTGGCAGTCTAACAGCAGAGGTGTATTTATGTCTGGTGTgctcatgttgtttttaaaggcgTTATGAGTCCATACGCTTTTGTCAGGAGGGAGGATGCACTTTAAGGGCACACTGGTAGATGTCTTTGTCCAGCAACGGTTTCAGGGTGGATCTAAGGATGAACCTGCGGTTTTGCAGGATCTTAACCGCAAGgcagagatgttttttttttgcaggctTGCAAAGAGCAAAGAATCAGAATAGAGTTGGTTGTCTGGTTGCCCAGAATGTGCAAGTAGGCAACAACAAAGTGACTTTGTCAACAGTTATGTGGTCTGACaatttgatgtttgttttggtgAAATTGGATCCCACTCGTTGCGtgttcacacacatactgtacaagcAGGGGTCGGCAGCGTGCGTGTGTCACCTTCTGTTTTAAATGCTAAATGATGCTCTAGGTTAAGACCACAAGCCATTAAAATGTAGCTGTGTCATGTACCTaccacacaatcacacacacacactcacacatgtgcaGAGACAAACATCCTCTTTTCACATAAATCTGTTGCCCACAAAGGGGAACTTCCCCGGCAGCCCTGCCCAGCAGACTGTCCGGAGGCTGGGCGTTGTGGAAGAACAGAGTCACCCTGCTGTTTGCAGGAGTGGACATGCAACAACACACTGACTCTGCAAgtctctatttgtgtgtgtgtgtgtgtgtgtgtgtgtgtgtgtgtgtgtgtgtgtgtgtgtgtgtgtgtgtgtgtgtgtgtgtgtgcgtgcgtgcgttattacatatatataattaatatatatatatttgtgttttcttcatgaAAAGTAATTAACAAGCGCAACTAGTTGCAatagaaaatgtataattttatcagatttgtattttaattgtctttacatacactttttgtttttttacgcAGATCCCTAATAAATGGTTTATTAAGAGTTGAAGTGAACTTCACTGGAAATTATATCTGCACTAATTGACATTttggctcattgttttggttttctggcccACATTTTGATTCATTCCCACCGCTCTCCATCAACATTGTCTCCAGTAGCAGCGAGCAGCTGTTGCCAAtgaaaaagcaacacaaaacccactgtacacttcctgctcagcattaaacagcagacagacacagttagagaaTAGCTGAAGAacgtaggagagagagagagacagttatttccctcaggagttggtagagagaATATAAGGTTAAAATCCATCATGCTACGTGAACACGACTCAAAATGAATGATAAAGTTGCTCTGTATCTGCTGGTTATAAATGAGCAAGTTTGTCATATCTAAT contains:
- the sfxn2 gene encoding sideroflexin-2 encodes the protein MDTKTEWQGSVPPGTTEEQLHYAKKLYDSAFHPDTGDRMNLIGRMSFQVPGGMAITGFMLQFYRTVPAVVFWQWVNQSFNALVNYTNRNAASPITPKQIGVAYVTATSTALATAVGLNLYTKKAPPLVARWVPFAAVASANCVNIPMMRQQEILNGIAVTDENGNKLGHSKKAAVKGITQVVVSRITMAAPGMIILPIIMQRVEKYKFMQRITYLHGPIQVMMVGVFLVFMVPAACSLFPQRCSMAVSNLEPELKDSIMSQYGDAVQRVYFNKGL